A single region of the Streptococcus macedonicus ACA-DC 198 genome encodes:
- a CDS encoding Pectate lyase, secreted, polysaccharide lyase family, translated as MLSAISQAENAGGGKIYVSETSIACSGQIVLSKANSNVQIIGVQNADGTYQELDFSSFMSSYIGKASSDSAVGIRITGSNYTLQNLIVEHVPDNGIQIKGTSAGNNKVSNCITRYNNDAGLQVTAGAYQNTIEYVCSYRNCDVYTRGGNADGFAPKLGAGSGSMFQYYNAWDNSDDGWDSFDKVGNVTPDVSYTYCAVWNNGNPNVFTGKYDFDNGKALDENLLLVQLIKVKDSSFASKYAKRQFSLPTGNFIQTDAGTISLSAWTGSSFDGNPNGFKLNSAYSKSSVTRNLSYCLAFDESKKVFDNNNSSVTGYFNHCMPLTMGITITFNH; from the coding sequence TTGCTTTCAGCGATTAGTCAAGCAGAAAATGCTGGTGGTGGCAAAATTTACGTATCAGAGACAAGCATTGCTTGTAGCGGACAAATTGTGCTTTCAAAAGCCAATTCAAATGTCCAAATCATTGGTGTGCAAAACGCAGACGGTACTTATCAAGAATTGGATTTCTCAAGCTTTATGTCAAGCTATATTGGTAAAGCGTCGTCAGATTCAGCAGTTGGTATCAGAATTACAGGGTCAAATTATACGCTTCAAAACTTGATTGTGGAACATGTCCCAGATAACGGGATTCAAATCAAGGGAACAAGCGCAGGAAACAATAAAGTGTCAAACTGTATCACACGTTATAATAATGATGCAGGTTTGCAAGTAACAGCAGGCGCCTATCAAAATACTATCGAATATGTTTGCAGTTACCGAAACTGTGATGTCTATACTCGTGGTGGGAATGCAGACGGCTTTGCACCAAAACTTGGTGCTGGTAGCGGTAGTATGTTCCAATATTACAACGCTTGGGATAATTCTGATGACGGTTGGGATTCTTTCGATAAGGTAGGCAATGTAACACCAGATGTCAGCTATACTTACTGTGCGGTTTGGAATAATGGAAACCCTAATGTTTTCACAGGGAAATATGACTTTGATAACGGAAAAGCTTTAGATGAAAATCTACTTTTAGTTCAATTAATCAAAGTTAAAGACAGCTCATTTGCATCAAAATATGCCAAACGTCAATTCTCATTGCCAACGGGCAACTTTATTCAAACAGATGCAGGAACAATCAGCCTTTCAGCTTGGACAGGAAGTTCTTTTGATGGTAATCCAAACGGCTTTAAACTTAACTCTGCCTATTCAAAATCAAGTGTGACACGCAATCTTTCTTATTGCTTAGCTTTTGATGAATCTAAAAAAGTTTTTGACAACAACAATAGCTCGGTTACTGGTTACTTTAATCACTGTATGCCTTTGACAATGGGTATAACTATTACATTCAACCATTGA